The proteins below are encoded in one region of Helianthus annuus cultivar XRQ/B chromosome 2, HanXRQr2.0-SUNRISE, whole genome shotgun sequence:
- the LOC110891096 gene encoding glutamic acid-rich protein-like, giving the protein MLVDHAYLEIERDLKDDLLVQSHMSNDSLKQLVRYHPNHPKPKVVAEFFGYIKDANYVDPDPVDHQNWRNEEEMKEGAYGDELKTLEEFKTTRNDWFVKETRRRGKKVTPKSQEGEESSSQPKKKQKKVTKTLLVDEPEVDEPVVTVEEDPYADIDQVMLNIDDLVSDQAVNVEVEKEKVIDDIEGDDVDKDTTSSSSSSDNEVDEAERLKRIEEATKKEKQLRKRKRQEKDDAAYVPSPEHVSESQSPSSGKKNAGAKKRIVPPKIKKVTTKITKPKIVLKKKPTKETSKPSTPPPEPTPIQSPPHQTPPQQSSPPKQPTPPRQPSPLHLSPLHLSPPQQQTLLTSQEIFQTPPLTQIQLTPGSSGHRGLHILPDNLEDIGDFGFANDEQVKKLEKKMDEVLNENKVIAAESKKVAEREKILEMRVKKLESDNKALLKKIDTDQTEIDFLKVRVAEFEEEKARRDEQNKYFEMKNKELEAEKALKEHDFYMLNKVVENMLGTSIEQKFEEIQVEELRAKRQAEIDEQMKDKEPVTLEDLAADDDEEDDEEDDDEEGDEEEGDGEEDDDDEKVFSASSHSSDNDDDDAQGGMGIKVTEASSERTFDDFLNDSMNEETGGAEGKGESGDAQNVEHVEKLILRLDTYREEGEHFHTYTLENQRNDTYGGS; this is encoded by the exons ATGCTGGTTGATCATGCATATCTAGAGATTGAACGTGATTTGAAGGATGATTTGTTAGTTCAATCACACATGAGCAACGATTCTCTAAAGCAGCTTGTGAGATATCACCCAAACCACCCTAAACCAAAAGTAGTAGCAGAATTCTTCGGGTATATCAAAGATGCAAATTATGTTGATCCCGATCCAGTTGATCATCAAAACTGGAGAAAcgaagaagaaatgaaagaaggAGCTTACGGTGATGAGCTAAAGACTCTTGAGGAGTTCAAAACCACCAGAAATGATTGGTTTGTGAAAGAAACGAGGAGGAGAGGCAAGAAGGTTACTCCTAAATCACAAGAGGGTGAGGAGTCTTCATCACAACCaaagaaaaagcaaaagaaagTGACAAAGACGTTATTGGTTGATGAACCTGAGGTAGATGAGCCGGTTGTTACTGTGGAAGAAGATCCGTATGCTGATATTGATCAAGTTATGTTGAACATTGATGATTTAGTGTCTGATCAAGCAGTTAATGTGGAagttgaaaaagaaaaggttATTGATGATATCGAAGGTGATGATGTTGATAAAGATACTACAAGTTCTTCAAGTTCTTCAGATAATGAAGTAGATGAGGCAGAACGTCTAAAAAGAATTGAAGAAGCTACAAAGAAAGAGAAACAGTTAAGGAAGAGGAAGAGACAGGAGAAAGATGATGCTGCTTATGTTCCATCTCCAGAGCATGTTTCTGAATCACAATCACCTTCAAGCGGCAAAAAGAATGCAGGTGCAAAGAAAAGGATTGTACCTCCGAAAATCAAGAAAGTTACAACGAAGATTACAAAGCCGAAGATTGTGTTGAAGAAGAAACCAACCAAAGAAACCAGTAAACCATCAACTCCACCACCTGAACCTACACCAATACAATCTCCACCACATCAAACACCTCCACAACAATcttcaccaccaaaacaacctaCTCCACCCAGACAACCATCACCACTACATCTTTCACCACTACATCtctcaccaccacaacaacaaaccTTGCTTACATctcaagaaatatttcaaacaccaccactcactcaAATTCAACTAACTCCTGGTTCTTCTGGCCATAGAGGTCTTCACATTCTTCCAGATAATCTTGAAGATATTGGAGATTTTGGCTTTGCAAACGATGAACAAGTAAAGAAGTTAGAAAAGAAGATGGATGAAGTGCTGAATGAAAACAAAGTTATTGCAGCAGAAAGCAAGAAAGTTGCTGAACGTGAAAAGATTCTTGAAATGCGCGTGAAGAAATTAGAGTCTGACAACAAAGCATTGttaaagaagattgatactgaTCAGACTGAGATTGATTTCCTGAAGGTGCGAGTGGCtgaatttgaagaagaaaaggctCGCAGAGATGAACAGAACAAATATTTCGAGATGAAAAACAAAGAGCTTGAGGCTGAAAAAGCATTGAAAGAGCATGATTTTTACATGTTGAACAAAGTTGTTGAGAATATGCTTGGAACGTCAATTGAACAAAAGTTCGAAGAGATTCAAGTTGAAGAGCTTAGGGCAAAACGCCAAGCTGAGATTGACGAACAAATGAAAGATAAGG AACCTGTAACTTTAGAAGATCTTGCTGCTGATGACGAtgaggaagatgatgaagaggatgaCGATGAAGAGGGTGATGAAGAAGAGGGTGATGGTGAGGAAGACGACGATGATGAGAAAGTGTTTTCGGCTAGCAGTCATAGTTCTGATAATGACGATGACGATGCTCAAGGTGGCATGGGAATTAAAGTTACTGAAGCCTCTAGTGAAAGAActtttgatgattttctgaaTGATTCTATGAATGAAGAGACAGGGGGAGCTGaaggaaagggggagtctggtgATGCTCAAAATGTTGAACATGTTGAGAAGTTAattttgagattggatacttaCAGGGAAGAAGGTGAACACTTTCATACGTATACATTGGAAAATCAAAGAAATGACACGTATGGTGGATCCTGA